A segment of the bacterium genome:
GCGACCCGGACTTCGACGTCAACGTCGGCAACCTGCCGTACTGCATCCTTCCCGACTGGGCGTCGCGCATTCATCACGGCGGGCAGCAGACGGTCACCAAGTCCTCCGACGCCACCGGGCTCGAGGACGCGATGAACAAGTACGACTGGCAGGCCTCGCTGCGGACCCATCTGCCCGGCTGTGCGTCCTGCGTGTTCCGCTCGCGCTGCACGGGCATTTTCCGCGTCTATCTCGAGCTGCACGGCGGCGACGAGTTCCAGCCGATCAGCCGCGAGCAGTTGCTGGCGATCGATCCCGAGCAGCGCGGCTTCGTCATCCTCGTCGAGCCGCTCCTCGTGCCGCTGCGCCAGGCGTTCGCAGCCGGAGCCATGCCGGCGGGGTGGCGTCTCGAGCGCGAGGCCACCGAAGACCGGCGCCGCCGCATCGAGGTCACCGTCGCCCATCCGGCGTCGGGCGGTCAGATGCGCGTCACCTTCGTCGCCCCGGGCCGCGGCCAACGGCCGGTGCTGACGAGCGCCGCTTATGACGTCGCCGCCGACGCCGATCTCGCCGTCCCGGAGGAGGCGATCGCCGCCCTCCTCGACTGGCTGCGGACCCGGCTGACGAGCGCGGGCGTGGAGGTGACCCGCGCCGACGACGCGGTCGCGCGCGCCCGCCGCAACGCCCTGCTGGCGCACGGGCGGCAGCGCATCGCCCGCCTGACGAGCCTCCTGCAACACGGGTTCGCCGCCCCCGGCTGGCGGTTGGACCCCCTGCGCTGGCCGCACGACACCACCGCCGAGCTCATCGCGCGCGGCCCCACCGGCTCGAGCATCACCGTGCGCTTCAGCCTCGGCGTGCGCGGGACCCGCTCGCAGGTCGGCATCGACTTCGGGGTGAACGAACCCGCCGCCGATGGGCGCGCCCGACCGGTGGTCGATCAGCTCGTCGCCCTGCTGCGCCGCACCCCGGCCGCCGACCGCCCGGCGGCAGGCGCTGCCGCCCTGTCCTGACACCGACCGCATGCCGCCGGCCGCCGCGCTGTTCGTGACAGCGCTGGTCGTCGCTGCCATGGCGAGCGGCGCGTGGTGCGTGGTCGAGATCTGGCGCCACGGCCGCGCCGCGTCCGCGCCATCGTGGGCAGTGGCGGTGGCGCTCGCGTGCGTCATCGGCGGCGGCGGGTGGCTGCGCTACGCCCTGGTCCCGCCGCACCACGCGATGTACCTGGACGAGCCCTGGTACGCGGAGGCGGCGTGCGCGCTGGCGCGCACCGGCGAGGCGTCGCTGTGCACGGAAACCTGGAACGGTCCGGTCTGTACCCCCTACGAGAAGGGCCTCGGCTGGCCGCTGGTGCTGGCCGGATGGGCGCGGCTCGCGGGCTGCGATACGCGACTCGGCATCGAGCTCAACCGGATCCTCGGCACGCTGAGCATCCTGCTGATCGCCGTGGCGGCCCGCTGCGCGGGCGCGCGGTGGTGGCAGGCGGTCGCCGCCGCCGCGCTGCTGGCACTGCATCCGACGCACGTCGCCTGGTCGGCCACCGGCGAGACCAACGTCCCCTCCGCGCTGGCGCTGCTCGCCGGCATCGCCGGAGCCCTGCGCCTGCTCGACGGCGGCGGCCCCGCCGCTGCCGCCCTGGCGATCACCGGGCTCGGCACGGCGACCGCGATGCGCCCCGAATCCCTCGTCGCGGCGGTGATCGCCGGCGCGGTCATCGCCGGCGCGGGCGATCTCCCGCGGCGCCGGCGGCGCGGCGTCGCCGGCGCCGTCGTCGCGGTGGCGCTGCTCGCGGCGCTGTCGGGCCTGCCGCTGTGGACGATGAACGCATCGCTGTCGGGCGGCGCCTTTCTGTCAGCGGGCAACATCGTCCCCGCGATCGCGCGCCTGGCGGGCGGAGCTGGGCTGCGGGTGCACGCGCCGGTGCTCCTGCTGGCCGGCGTCGGCGCGGGGCTGCTGGCGCGGCGACGGGCCGCCGCCGCGGCGCTGCTGCTGGCCACCGGCATCGCGATGGCCCTGGTCGTGCTGGCCTACGACCGCTTCGACGAGCGCATGCTGCTGGCGGCCACGGTGCTGTTGCTGCCGCTGGCTTGCTGCACCGGAGGGCGGGTGGCGGGACGGGCCGACGCGGCAATCGCCGGCGTCGCCGTCGTCCTGGCCGGCGCGCTGTGGTCGACCCCGCTGCGCGCCCTGTCGGAGGTGCCGGAGACGCAGGTCCTCGAGACACGGGTGGCGGTGAGCGCGGCGGCGGTGCCGCTGCCCCCCGGAGCGCTGCTGATCGCGCCGCACCCCTCGGTGCTCGCGGCGAGCGGCCTGCCGCCGGTGATGCCACTGACGGAGGCGCTCGGCGACGACGCCCGCCTGGCAGGGGCGGTCGCCTCCCCGCGGCCGGTGTACTTCCTGTGCGACATGTTCTGCGAGCCCGGCTACCCCGTCGGCGGCGCGCCCTGCGAAGGGATCTTGCGGCGGTTCAGCCTCGTGCCGGCGATCGAGGTCGGCCTGAACACGCGGACCTACGGTCTGTACCGCGTCCTGCCAGGCAGGCCAGGCGCCGCCCCGCCCCGCTGCCCGGACAGCCGGTACCACGCCAGCGTCGAGCCGCCCCGCTAGCGCACCGCCGGCCCGCGCCCCCTGGCCGCCGGCGCGGCATCCCAGGGATTCGCGCCGGCGGGGGAAGAAATGGCTTGCGCGGCTTCGCCACGGTGGGCTAGCTCGGTTGAGAGGGAACGCACATGGGCTACGGGCACGGCCACGACGATTGTCACCATCACCATCACGACTGCGGCGACCACGGCGAGCACCGCGACCGCGGCCGGGATCGCCACGACTGTGGCCACGGCCAGCACGGTTGTGACCACCACCATCGCGGTGGCCATGACCATCGCGACGATCATCACCGCGACGATCGCGACTTCGACGAGAAGCGGGTCATCGACACGATCGTCCACCTGGTCGCCGAGCGCGTCGATCGCCTGCTCGAGGACCGGGAGGGTCGGGCGGCCGGGCAGCGTCACGACGGTGGCGACGAGAAGCGCATCATCGACCTCATCGTCCGCCGCGTTGCGGAGCACGTGCGCGAGGTCGTGGCCGACGAGCTCGATCGCCGACTGGGCGCGCGCGAGACGGCCGCGACGCCGCCGCGCACCGACGAGCCGGGCTGAACGCTCAGGCACGGGCCTCCGCCCCGTGCGACCGCGGCACCATGCCCGCGACCGACCGCCCCCCGGCGCCGCAGACCCTCAAGGTGCTGCGCAAGCGCGTCAGCGACGACGCGCCGATCACCGCCCGCAGCGCCGTGCTGTTCCGCTTCGGCGAGCAGTGCAATTACCACTGCCCGATGTGCAGCAACACCGGCGAGCGGGCGCTGTTCTTCCGCGATACCGATGAGCTGCTGCGCCGTGCCGCCTTCCTGCACGGGCTCGGCTTCCGGCGCGCCGTCATCACCGGTGGCGAGGCGACGATCCATCCCGGGTTCTGGACCGTGGTGGAGCGCCTGTTCGGCTACGGCATGGTCTGGGACACCAACACCCACGGCCGCACGTACGCGACGCCGGGATTCGCGACCCGAGCCGTCAGCACCGGCCTGCGGCGCGCCATCGTCTCGCTGCACTCGCACATCCCGGCGACGAGCGCGGCGATCTTCGGCACCCGCGAGGCGTCCCACCACGGCACCGTCGCCGGCATCGAGCAGCTCCTCGCCGCCGGAGTCGCGGTGATGGTCAACTGCGTGCTCAACGAGCTCAACCTGCCGCACCTCGAGGAATACGTCTCGTGGGCGCGGGACCGCTTCGGCCCGCGGACCACGTTCAAGCTCGTGTTCCCGTCGACGATCGGCAAGGGCGGCGGCTGGTCCGCCATCGCCGCCCTGCGCTTTCGCGACGTGCGCGACACGATGCAGCGGCTGCGCGCACAGGCGGCGGCGCGCGGCACGCGGCTGTTCTTCGAATCGTTTCCGAGCTGCGTGCTCGGCGATGCCAGGGCCCACAACCTCGGGCGCTCGGCGTTCGGTGAATCGCACTATCTCGACGACGCGACCGGCGATCGCGTCTACTCGATGCGCCACATCGAGGCGCAGCTCTCCGGCTACGGCGAGCACTGCCGCGACTGCGCCGCGCTGCGCCGCTGCCCGGGCGTCGCGCTCGCCTACCTGCGGCGCCACGGCGACGCCGAGTTGGTGCCGTTCACGGCATCGGACGACGTAGCCGCGCCTGGCGCCGTCGCCTGAGCGACCGCGCGACCAGCAGGAGTGCGCGCGGTCACACCGACGCCGCAGGCGGCGCGGGTCAGTGGTCGTTCGCCGCCGGCCGCCGATCCCCCCTCGCGCGCCGGCGCCCGAAGAGTCGCAATAGGGCGCGGCCGGCCGCCGAGGCCAGCATCACCGCCATGGCGCCGGCGACCGCAGTCGGAAGAATCCTCGACGAGGGCCGCGGCCCGGCGCCGTCCGTGCGCATCCACGCGAAGTCGCGTTCGCGCTCGCGGACGCGCTGGGCCAGCGCGTCGACCAGCCCGGGCGGCGGGCCGCCGCTCTTCACCGCGATCGCGAAGCGGTCGGTGCGCAGGCTCGCGGCCGGCGCCACGTCCGGGTGAACGAGCTGCACCACGACCTCGCCGCTCGGACAGGCATACGTCGCCGACACGGCGGTGCGCGCGATCTCGCCGTGCGCGAGCGTGCAGTTCCCGGGCAACGTCTGGCCGGTGCCCAGCATGTCGGCGAACAGCGGCTCGAGGCCGGCCGGGATGAACACGTCCTCCGTCCCATCGCCATCGACAGCCAGCGTCGCGTGAGGAGCGGCGCCGCCGGCGACCAGCGCCATCACGGCGCAGCCGGTGAGCAGCGGCGGGAGAACGCGCGGCATCGGCGCCGTCTAACCGGACCGGACGGAAGCGGTCAAATCGCCGCGGCGTGGGGGTCGCTGGGGCGCGGGAGCGCCGAGCGCGTCACGCGTCCGGCGATGCACGATTGCGTTTCGAGTCGCCGCGCGATGTGACACAACGACAGCGATGAGCGAGCTCCGCCAAGGGGTGGGGGTGGGGACGGCGCGGCGCCGGTCGGGGGACACGCCCGGCCACCCCGCCCTCCGCCTCCCGGCCGGCCTCCCTGGCGGAAGCCATCGCGCCGCTTTCCCCCTGCTCCGCCGATGAGACCGCACGGCGATTCGCTGTTCGTCTGGACTGGGGGGGCCTGCTCGTCGGGCTGCCCGGCCTGTCCGATCATCGCCTCCCCACCAGGCGCGGACGCCATGGCCGCCGATGCCCTGTGGCCGTTGCTGGCGCAAGCGGCACCGGGACGGTTGGTCGTGCTGCTGGGCGGCGAGCCGCTGCTGCGGCGCGATCTGCCGCGGCTGCTGGCCATGATCCGTGCCGCGGGTGGCGTGCCGGGACTCGTCACCACGGGACGGGCGCTGGTGTATCCCAAATGGCGCGAGCGCCTCCGGCGCGCCGGCGTCGAGTATCTGCGCGTGCAACTGTTCGGGGTCGGCGAGGCCCACGATCGCGCCACCGCCACTGCCGGCGCCTACGCGCAGACCATCGCGGGCCTGCAGGCGTGGCAGCGCGAGGGGGCGGGGGCGTGTGACGTCGACGTCGCGCTGTCGACGCGCGGCGCGGACCTCGATCAACTGCTCCCGGCCCTGCGCCAACTGGCGGCCGACCTCGAGCCCGCGGAGGCCGCCATCGTCGTCGCCGTCGACCCCGGAGACCCGGCCGCCGGCGCGGCGATCCGGCGCGGCGCCGCGGCGCTGGCGGACTGGAACGCCGACGAATCGCGACCGCTCCTCGTCTGGGAGGTCGCGGCCGATGGGCTCGCCGAGCTGTCGCTGCGGATCGCGCCGCCGCGCCCCGTCTTCATCGGTCCGGCGCCGCCGGCGACGTGCCTCGGCGCCAGCGCCGCGCTGGCGCGCGCGGGCGCGCCCGCCGATGCGCGGCCGCGCGCGAACTCCTTCAACTACGTGCGCAGCGGGCTGAGCGTGGCGGCGACCGATCGGGCCGCGACCTGCGACGCGTACGCGAAGGGCGCCGGCATCGATCCCCTGCGCCAGCTCTGGCTGATCGAGGGCGACCGCCTGCTCCAGCACGTCACGGACACCGGCGACTTCGACGACCGAGAGATCGCGGCCGTCAAGGACCGCTCGAGCCATCTGTTCTTCGACCGCGCCGCGCCGGGAACGCTCGATGACATCAGCGAGGGCATGCGGCGGATCCTGCCCGACCCGCTGTGCGGCTCATGCATCCAGCGCGCCGGCTGCGGGCGGCGCTTCCGCCTCGTCGAGGAAGCGCCGTTCGCGCGCCAGGAGGCATGGATCGGCCACTACGTCGCCGGACTCTGCGGCGAGGTGCTCGACGTCGGCTGCGGCGAGCAGCCGTACGGCGAGGTGCTGGCGCCGCTGCTGCGCTCCGGCGTCGTCCGCTACACCGGCCTGGACCCCGACCAGCGCAGCCTCGAACGCGCGCGCGCCGCACTGCCGGGAGGACGATTCCAACTCGGCGGCATCGAGGATTTCACGGCGCCCCGGGGGCGCTACGACCACCTGCTGTGCCTGCGCTCGTTGAACCACGTCTTCGATCTCGACGAGGCGTTCGCGCGCATGGCCTGGCTGCTCAAACCCGGCGGCGCTTTGTTGATGGTGGAAACGACGCCATTTGCGATGGTGCGCCGGCCGGAGCAGGTTGCCGCCGCCGACCGGGCGCCGCGCGCCGGGCATCAGCACTTCCGCAACGTCGCCAGCGACGAGGTGCTGCCCTTCGTGCGACGGCACCGGATGCGCGTCGTCACCCACGAGCCGTCGAGCTTCGCATCCACCAATCAGTGGATCCTGGTGCTCGAGCGCGTGTGAGCGCGACGTCGGTCGGGCGGCCCGGCTCCACGCCGTCGCGGTGAAGACGGCGGACCGCTCGTGGGGGTCGGGGTACGCAGGGTGGGCGCGCGGCGCGCGCCCACCCTGATCCCGTGGCGCCTCAGGGCGCGATGGCTCCGAACTTGCCGGAGTCGTTCTTCTTGGTCTGCTGCAGCGAGAACTGCGCGTCCCAGCACATGCCGTCGCTGGCGTAGACCTGCGCGATGACCGGGTACTGGAAGGGCAGATCCTCGGTATCGGGCAGCGCGTTGCCCTTGGCGACGAACTTCACCTGGCCGCGGTCCAGATTGCTGCCCTTGGTCTTGATCAGCTTGACCCCGTCCGCGGTCGCGGTGCTGTTGAGGTACTTGTAGCCCTTCGGCGCCAGCGGCGGGCCGAGTGGCGACCACCCGACGCCCGGCGGAACGCCCATCGCCATCTGCACCCCGCGTCCATCGTAGATGCAGAGCTCGTAGCGCGTGCTCTGGGTCGGATTCCCCATGTCCGGCACCAACGCCGGTCCGCCCTTCCAGAGGAACTTCACGCTGTCGCCGCTGTTGGACGAGGCATCGCGGATCTTCAGCACGGCCTTGCTGGCCGTCGTGCAGGTGTTGGACGGCTGGCCGCTGTACTGGCAGCCCTGCAGCGGATCGCAGGAGTCCTGGGTGCACGAGTTGCCATCGGAGCAATCGCGGTTGCTGCCGAAGACGCAGGCGCCATTGCCGTCGCAGGCGTCGATCGTGCACACGTCGTTGTCGTAGTTGCAGGGCGTGTTCGCCACCGCCTTCGCGTCGCCCGGACACTTCTGACCGGCGCTTCCGGGGCACTGCTCGACCAGATCGCAGGCGCCGGACGAGGCGCGGCAGACCGTGCTGCTCGACAGCACCACGTTGGCCGGGCACGCCTGCCCCGGGATCGCCGTGCAGTACTCGTTCGGGTCGCACATGTCGCCCGAGCCGACGCGGCAGATGGTCGACGGGTTGGCGACGACGTCCGCCGGGCAGCCCTGACCCGGGATGCCGGTGCAGCGCTCCTCCGGATCGCAGACGTCGCCGGAGCCGGGACGGCAGATGACGTTGATCTTGGTCGGCGCGTCGTCGGCCGGGCAGGTCGCGCCGGGGACGCCGGTGCAGGTTTCGGGCAGATCGCAGAAGTCGCCGACCGAGCCGACGCGGCAGACGACGGCGGTGTTCGTCGGGGCGTCATCGGGCGGGCAGCCCTGGCCGGGCACGCCGGTGCAGAGCTCGTTCTGGTCGCAGATGTCGCCCGAGCCGGCGCGGCAGACGTTGCCCATGTTCAGCGGCGCATCGTCGGCCGGGCAGAGAGCGCTGACGCCGGTGCACTGCTCGCTGAGATCGCAGGGCGCTCCCGCGCCGGGGCGGCAGATTTCGCCCGCGGAGCGGAACGTACAGGAGGATGTGCAGCAGGAGCCCTGGGTGCCGTTGGCGGCGCCCTGGTCACACTGCTCGGGGTTGTCGACCACGCCGTCGCCGCAGTCGGAGTAATAGAAGGCGACGTCGACACGGCTGATGTCCGACGGGGGAGCGGACGAGCTGGTGTGCGTCGGATTGTACAGGCCGCTCAGCGCATAGCCGAGGGCGAAGTTGACGTTGCTGGCCTGCACGTCGACCCGCACGGTGAAACTGCTGCCGCTGGTGATCTGGAAGAGACGCTGGATGTCGCCATTGGCATTGTCGGCAGGATTTCCCCCCGTGGAGACCACGGTTCCGCTCCCGCCGGTCAACGTCAGCACCAGCCGATTGTTGACGGCCAGAATGCCGTTGAGCACGTCGTTGATGCTGGTCGTGCTGGAGTAGGTGATCGAGCTGCCGGAGCTCGTCAGATAGCGGAAGATCGACGCCCCCGACGGCTGGGTGTTGTCCATCGTGTTGCCGTTGGCGCTGGTGTTGTTGCGCAGCCCAAAATACACCTTGGTGTGGGCTGACAGATTCACACCGGTGCACGTCAGCGTCGCGCCACTCGCGATGCCGGTCGTGCCCGCCACCGTGCAGCTACCGCCACCGGGCAGATTGTAGACCGGCCCACCGGTCAGAATCAGCGCCGAAGCGTTGGCGGCGAAGCCGATCAGCGCGATCAGCCCGACGGCGACCGCCACAGCGCGGCGCCGGTTTCCCGTTCCTCTCACGGCGCGCCTGGCGGCCGTGCATCCCCCCTGGAACCGAGCTCCCATCATTGTGCCTCCGGTGCGATCATCCACTTCGCCGGCTGGTGCTGGCTCACCACGAGCCGTGCGAGCCGTGGCTCCCGTGACTGCCGTGCGAGCCGTGACTGCCGTGTGAGCCGTGCGAGCCGTGGCTCCCATGACTGCCGTGCGAGCCGTGCGAGCCATGCGAGCCGTGGCTGCCGTGCGAGCCGTGCGAGGCGTGCGACATGTGCTGGGCCAGCAGCAGTTTCTCGCTGTTGGGCTCGCTGCGCAGCGCGTTGGCCGCGTCCGCCGTGTCGAGATTCGCAACCGGCTTCACGGCCTGCTGCGCTTCTTCGCGGCTGAGGAAGTCCAAGGGCTGCTTTCGCAGCGAGGGCAGCGTGTTCTTCTTTTCACTCATGGTGTCCTCTTCGTCCTCTTCGGCTCTGCCTAGGGTTCAACGATCAGACGCAATTCAGGGCGCTGGAGTCAGATTCGCGAACAGGGACATGAACTGGCCGCTGCGCGACACTTCGACGCCCTGCAGGCTGAGCCCGAAGAATTGCGGCAACGGGAATCCGGACAGCGCCCCGGCCAGACTCGGGATCAGCGGCTGCACGAGCGCCGGGAGCACCGCCTCGACCTGCGCCTCGCTGGCGCCGATCGGATTGTCGATGATCGCGATCGTCAGATCGCTGAGCGGCGGCGGGGTCAGGTTGATCGACAGACCGGACCCTCCGAAGGTGAGGCTGAGACCGAGGCGCGCATCGAAGGCGCCCGACATCCACACGGTTTCGGGTCCCGGCTGGACGATGTTGATGAGCACCTGGGCCAGCTTCAGCTCCGTCAGCTCGCCCGCCGGGCCATTGTTGCCGGTGACGATCGGCGCGATCGTCGGCAGGACATCGATGCGCAGCGGCGTCGCCGGCGGGAGCTGCGCGAACTCGGGCACGATCAGCGACAGCAGCGTCGAGTCGAGCGGCAGCGGCGGCGCACCGCCCGGGCCGTCCAGATCGATCTCGGTGAGCGAGGTGCGCATGATGCCGCACTCGGTCTGGCCGCGCAGCAGTTGGTTGAATCCCGCCGTCGAGATGGCGATCCCCATGCCGTAGGGCACGTGCGCGACCGGGGTGTTGGGACCGAAGGTCGGGAACGCCTCCGCCTTCGAGTACGAGCGCGTCAGGATCGGGGCGCCAGGCGGCGGCATGCACTGGCCAGGCCCGGTCCCGACCGACACCGTGAAGCGCGAATGGGCGCCGATGGTGATCCCATCGTTGTCCTCGGCGACCAGGAACATCGGCGCCTCGAAATTCAGGCCCAGCCCTTCGCCCACGGGGCCGGAAATCGAGATGCCGGCGAGCGTGGACTGGATGGCGGCGGCAATCGGGCTGTCCTGCGGTCCGGGGCCGTCGGGGTCCTTGAGGAAGCCGGCGATCCCATCGGTCGTCGCCTGCTGGATGTCGGGCAGCAGCGATTGGATGATGTCGCCGATCACCGGCGCGCTGCACAACCCGTAGGTGAACGAGTAGTTGAAGCCCGAGAACTGCGTGTTGAGCGGGTTGGTGATCTGGTTCACGTCGATGTCGTTGTGCGGATTGCCCGCCGGCTCGAGCGTGAAGTTGCCCGACAATCGCAACTGGTTGGCGGTCAGGCGCAGGCCGCAATTCGGCACCAGGCCGCTGCCGACGATGTCGACGTCGACGCGCAGGTTGTTGATGCGGATGTC
Coding sequences within it:
- a CDS encoding radical SAM protein, with amino-acid sequence MGVHISEEDRRAAAVVTTSGTGHRFEIQLGHLCNNRCVFCSSGQLTQMKLARPVPFEPIAQALEEARASGANHLTFLGGEPTIHKRFLDAVAKAVALGFEHIVIFTNGVMFPHPGFIDSVTALGKFEWRISIQGATEEAHVATTGRPDSFQRIVHGLGELQRRGQLVTTNMCVNERSYRSLPHYPELLTHYGVRQLHVDIVRPESTGERDEAYLRDIMPRYSDMAPFYAAMLAGFERRDPDFDVNVGNLPYCILPDWASRIHHGGQQTVTKSSDATGLEDAMNKYDWQASLRTHLPGCASCVFRSRCTGIFRVYLELHGGDEFQPISREQLLAIDPEQRGFVILVEPLLVPLRQAFAAGAMPAGWRLEREATEDRRRRIEVTVAHPASGGQMRVTFVAPGRGQRPVLTSAAYDVAADADLAVPEEAIAALLDWLRTRLTSAGVEVTRADDAVARARRNALLAHGRQRIARLTSLLQHGFAAPGWRLDPLRWPHDTTAELIARGPTGSSITVRFSLGVRGTRSQVGIDFGVNEPAADGRARPVVDQLVALLRRTPAADRPAAGAAALS
- a CDS encoding radical SAM protein, whose amino-acid sequence is MPATDRPPAPQTLKVLRKRVSDDAPITARSAVLFRFGEQCNYHCPMCSNTGERALFFRDTDELLRRAAFLHGLGFRRAVITGGEATIHPGFWTVVERLFGYGMVWDTNTHGRTYATPGFATRAVSTGLRRAIVSLHSHIPATSAAIFGTREASHHGTVAGIEQLLAAGVAVMVNCVLNELNLPHLEEYVSWARDRFGPRTTFKLVFPSTIGKGGGWSAIAALRFRDVRDTMQRLRAQAAARGTRLFFESFPSCVLGDARAHNLGRSAFGESHYLDDATGDRVYSMRHIEAQLSGYGEHCRDCAALRRCPGVALAYLRRHGDAELVPFTASDDVAAPGAVA
- a CDS encoding methyltransferase domain-containing protein, encoding MRPHGDSLFVWTGGACSSGCPACPIIASPPGADAMAADALWPLLAQAAPGRLVVLLGGEPLLRRDLPRLLAMIRAAGGVPGLVTTGRALVYPKWRERLRRAGVEYLRVQLFGVGEAHDRATATAGAYAQTIAGLQAWQREGAGACDVDVALSTRGADLDQLLPALRQLAADLEPAEAAIVVAVDPGDPAAGAAIRRGAAALADWNADESRPLLVWEVAADGLAELSLRIAPPRPVFIGPAPPATCLGASAALARAGAPADARPRANSFNYVRSGLSVAATDRAATCDAYAKGAGIDPLRQLWLIEGDRLLQHVTDTGDFDDREIAAVKDRSSHLFFDRAAPGTLDDISEGMRRILPDPLCGSCIQRAGCGRRFRLVEEAPFARQEAWIGHYVAGLCGEVLDVGCGEQPYGEVLAPLLRSGVVRYTGLDPDQRSLERARAALPGGRFQLGGIEDFTAPRGRYDHLLCLRSLNHVFDLDEAFARMAWLLKPGGALLMVETTPFAMVRRPEQVAAADRAPRAGHQHFRNVASDEVLPFVRRHRMRVVTHEPSSFASTNQWILVLERV
- the hxsA4 gene encoding His-Xaa-Ser repeat protein HxsA4, giving the protein MSEKKNTLPSLRKQPLDFLSREEAQQAVKPVANLDTADAANALRSEPNSEKLLLAQHMSHASHGSHGSHGSHGSHGSHGSHGSHGSHGSHGSHGSHGSHGSHGSHGSW